In Helianthus annuus cultivar XRQ/B chromosome 9, HanXRQr2.0-SUNRISE, whole genome shotgun sequence, the following are encoded in one genomic region:
- the LOC110877701 gene encoding UDP-glycosyltransferase 76B1: MDITTTTGATIPTPSLATSSRRRLVLLPYPLQGHINPMLQLASILHSKGFSITILHTRFNAPDPTNHPHFNFMPIPGVAEENLPVSGTDNLIRLMRYLNDEGLGPIRGCLEKLLSEDAGVASLITDAQWFAVQTIADGLELPRIVNWTTSVSAFLSFSAVPILRQMGYFRRLSDDMKSEALVTGLEPLKVRDVSRFLTSDPEGAGELMELLVQGMKPAQAIIWNTFKELEELQLPNLTRGFPNRHFMIGPFHKYFPALSSSLLTQDKTCMSWLDKQEPNSVLYVSFGSLAGVEESEFLEIAWGLANSKQSFLWVVRPRSVKGSEWLEALPNGFLERIVKERGYIVKWAPQLEVLAHRSIGGFWTHNGWNSTLESICEGVPMICSPSFADQLPIARNVSDVWKIGVELKNGFERAEIESAIKTLMVDKKGLEMRDRIMNLKEKVNLCLKKGGSSYSSLEDLASYILSS; this comes from the exons ATggacatcaccaccaccaccggcgccacCATCCCAACGCCGAGCCTCGCCACCAGCAGCCGCCGTCGGTTGGTGTTGCTACCGTACCCGCTACAAGGCCACATAAACCCCATGCTTCAACTCGCAAGCATCCTTCACTCCAAAGGCTTTTCAATCACCATCCTCCATACTCGTTTCAACGCCCCTGATCCCACCAACCACCCTCACTTCAACTTCATGCCCATTCCGGGTGTCGCGGAGGAGAACCTACCCGTCTCTGGTACCGACAACTTGATCCGCTTAATGCGTTATCTCAATGATGAAGGTTTGGGCCCAATTCGGGGTTGTTTGGAGAAGTTGTTGTCGGAGGATGCCGGAGTTGCAAGTTTAATCACCGATGCTCAATGGTTCGCGGTCCAAACGATCGCGGATGGACTTGAGCTACCGAGGATTGTTAATTGGACTACTAGCGTCTCggcttttctttcattttctgcCGTCCCAATTCTCCGGCAAATGGGCTATTTCCGGCGACTCTCCGACG ATATGAAGTCAGAAGCATTAGTCACCGGGTTGGAACCACTAAAAGTTAGGGATGTATCAAGGTTTTTGACTAGTGACCCGGAGGGTGCGGGCGAGTTGATGGAACTCTTGGTCCAAGGAATGAAGCCGGCTCAAGCGATAATATGGAACACGTTTAAAGAGCTCGAAGAACTCCAACTACCAAACCTAACTCGGGGATTCCCTAATCGGCATTTTATGATAGGTCCGTTTCACAAGTACTTCCCAGCATTGTCGAGTAGTCTTTTGACACAAGACAAAACATGTATGTCATGGTTGGATAAACAAGAGCCCAACTCAGTTTTATATGTTAGTTTTGGTAGTCTAGCCGGGGTTGAGGAATCCGAATTCCTAGAGATTGCATGGGGTTTAGCTAATAGCAAGCAGTCGTTTCTATGGGTTGTTAGACCCAGATCCGTAAAAGGGTCAGAGTGGCTCGAGGCATTGCCAAATGGGTTTCTTGAGAGAATTGTAAAAGAAAGAGGGTATATTGTGAAATGGGCTCCCCAACTAGAGGTATTAGCTCATCGTTCAATAGGTGGTTTTTGGACTCATAATGGATGGAACTCAACGCTTGAGAGTATTTGCGAAGGGGTTCCGATGATTTGTTCACCATCGTTTGCAGATCAACTCCCAATAGCAAGAAATGTAAGTGATGTGTGGAAGATTGGGGTGGAACTGAAAAATGGGTTTGAAAGGGCGGAGATTGAAAGTGCGATAAAAACATTAATGGTGGATAAAAAGGGTTTAGAAATGAGGGATAGGATCATGAACTTGAAGGAGAAAGTAAACCTTTGTCTAAAGAAAGGGGGTTCATCGTACTCATCACTTGAGGATTTGGCGAGCTATATTTTGTCAAGTTGA